From one Catellatospora sp. IY07-71 genomic stretch:
- a CDS encoding GrpB family protein produces the protein MTPDARLDEIVIVPYDPRWPELYAQQRAAVTAALAPVLAGPVEHIGSTSVPGLAAKPIIDMLARVTDYHAAAALAPAMARIGWAHAPEPADEQLRRWSYCFPGIARRSHHLHVVEFASTGWPTWLAFRDRLRADPAAAGRYAALKAELAARDARDRVAYRAGKAPFIEDTLAGRE, from the coding sequence ATGACTCCCGACGCGCGGCTGGACGAGATAGTGATCGTGCCGTACGACCCGCGCTGGCCGGAGCTGTACGCGCAGCAGCGGGCCGCGGTGACGGCGGCGCTCGCGCCCGTCCTGGCCGGACCGGTCGAGCACATCGGCAGTACGTCCGTGCCGGGACTCGCCGCCAAGCCGATCATCGACATGCTGGCCCGGGTCACCGATTACCACGCCGCTGCCGCGCTGGCCCCGGCCATGGCGCGCATCGGCTGGGCGCACGCGCCCGAACCGGCCGACGAGCAGCTGCGGCGCTGGTCGTACTGCTTTCCCGGCATCGCCCGGCGCAGCCATCACCTGCACGTCGTCGAGTTCGCCTCGACCGGCTGGCCGACCTGGCTGGCGTTCCGCGACCGCCTGCGCGCGGATCCGGCCGCGGCCGGACGGTACGCGGCCCTCAAGGCGGAACTCGCCGCCCGTGACGCCCGTGACCGCGTCGCCTATCGAGCCGGAAAAGCGCCCTTCATCGAGGACACGCTGGCCGGCCGAGAATGA
- a CDS encoding ADP-ribosylglycohydrolase family protein — MRFVLYENTRRGYAAESLAGLSVGDALGAQYFMVGRRVADLVAGVVPPPVWEWTDDTEMACSVTWMLNEAGRIDPDRLAEAFAQRCEPNRGYGVGAFMILRQVRQGVPWQRAAAEMFDGQGSCGNGAAMRVAPLGAYFPDDPQRAAEEATASAKVTHAHPEGVAGAVAVAVAAAHACAGRLSGARPKPGPFLDAVRALTPPGRVHQGLGRARRMLHVPAAEAAYELGNGAAITAQDTVPFTLWVAARLLHDYPAAIRTCVEAGGDVDTTAAIVGGIVAAYTGLAGIPPGWLAAREPLPVWAG; from the coding sequence ATGAGGTTCGTCCTTTACGAGAACACGCGGCGCGGGTACGCCGCCGAGAGCCTGGCGGGGTTGTCCGTCGGCGATGCGCTGGGAGCGCAGTACTTCATGGTCGGGCGCAGGGTCGCCGACCTCGTGGCGGGCGTCGTGCCGCCGCCGGTCTGGGAGTGGACCGACGACACCGAGATGGCCTGCTCGGTCACCTGGATGCTGAACGAGGCCGGGCGGATCGACCCGGACCGGCTCGCCGAAGCGTTCGCGCAGCGCTGCGAGCCGAACCGCGGCTACGGCGTGGGCGCTTTCATGATCTTGCGCCAGGTGCGCCAGGGGGTGCCCTGGCAGCGCGCAGCCGCCGAGATGTTCGACGGGCAGGGCTCGTGCGGCAACGGGGCCGCGATGCGCGTGGCGCCGCTGGGGGCGTACTTCCCGGACGATCCGCAGCGCGCGGCGGAGGAGGCCACGGCCTCGGCGAAGGTCACCCACGCGCATCCCGAGGGCGTGGCCGGGGCGGTCGCCGTCGCGGTCGCGGCGGCACACGCCTGCGCCGGGCGGCTGTCGGGCGCCCGGCCCAAGCCAGGCCCGTTCCTCGACGCGGTGCGGGCGCTGACCCCGCCTGGCCGGGTCCACCAGGGGCTGGGCAGGGCTCGGCGCATGCTGCACGTGCCCGCCGCGGAGGCTGCGTACGAGCTGGGCAACGGCGCGGCCATCACGGCCCAGGACACCGTGCCGTTCACGCTCTGGGTCGCGGCGCGGCTGCTGCACGACTACCCGGCCGCGATCCGGACCTGTGTCGAAGCGGGCGGGGACGTGGACACGACGGCCGCGATCGTGGGCGGCATCGTGGCCGCGTACACCGGCCTCGCGGGCATCCCACCCGGGTGGCTGGCCGCGCGGGAACCGCTGCCGGTCTGGGCAGGCTGA